In Kitasatospora sp. NBC_00240, the following are encoded in one genomic region:
- a CDS encoding site-specific integrase, whose amino-acid sequence MGPRWQLMVFMGSFMALRPEELAEVRRSDVDLVKRVVWIRRAAPELTTGKRVLGDPKSKAGKRPVGIPPEIVPDFELHLRWYAAKEDDGLLFIGERGAPFRRSTFGRKWRKARAKLGMDGFRFYDLRHTGNVLAAGTGASLKDLMAHMGHSSVHAALIYQHATAEQQTKISNGISAAVVDIRTGRRSPSVDNNATEPVIRHV is encoded by the coding sequence ATGGGCCCGCGCTGGCAGCTCATGGTCTTCATGGGCTCCTTCATGGCCCTCCGCCCCGAGGAGCTGGCCGAGGTCCGCCGCTCCGACGTCGACCTGGTCAAGCGGGTCGTGTGGATCCGCCGCGCGGCCCCCGAACTGACCACCGGCAAGCGCGTCTTGGGTGACCCGAAGTCCAAGGCCGGCAAGCGACCGGTCGGCATCCCGCCCGAGATCGTCCCCGACTTCGAACTGCACCTGCGCTGGTACGCGGCGAAGGAGGACGACGGCCTGCTGTTCATCGGCGAGCGCGGCGCCCCCTTCCGCCGCTCAACCTTCGGCCGCAAGTGGCGCAAGGCCCGCGCGAAGCTCGGCATGGACGGCTTCCGCTTCTACGACCTCCGCCACACCGGCAACGTCCTCGCCGCTGGCACCGGCGCCAGCCTCAAAGACCTCATGGCGCACATGGGCCACTCCTCCGTCCACGCCGCGCTGATCTACCAGCACGCCACCGCCGAGCAGCAGACCAAGATCTCCAACGGCATCAGCGCCGCCGTCGTCGACATACGCACTGGTCGGCGATCCCCCTCAGTTGACAACAACGCGACCGAGCCGGTTATCCGGCACGTCTAA